The Brassica napus cultivar Da-Ae chromosome C7, Da-Ae, whole genome shotgun sequence genome has a segment encoding these proteins:
- the LOC106420977 gene encoding autophagy-related protein 8a isoform X1 has translation MIFACLKFAESNRMAMAKSSFKLSHPLEARMGEATRIREKYPDRVPVIVEKAGQSDVPDIDKKKYLVPADLTVGQFVYVVRKRIKLGAEKAIFVFVKNTLPPTAALMSAIYEEHKDEDGFLYMTYSGENTFGSLIAH, from the exons ATGATCTTTGCGTGTTTGAAATTTGCAGAGTCCAATCGAATGGCCATGGCTAAGAGTTCCTTCAAGCTTTCTCATCCTCTCG AGGCAAGGATGGGCGAAGCTACTCGAATCAGAGAGAAGTACCCTGACAGAGTCCCT GTGATTGTTGAAAAGGCTGGACAAAGTGATGTTCCTGACATTGACAAGAAGAA GTATCTCGTCCCAGCAGACCTAACCGTTGGTCAATTTGTTTACGTGGTTCGCAAAAGAATCAAGCTTGGTGCTGAGAAAGCaatctttgtctttgtcaaaaACACATTGCCTCCTACTG CTGCATTGATGTCTGCAATCTATGAAGAGCACAAAGATGAAGATGGGTTCCTCTACATGACTTACAGTGGAGAGAACACTTTTGGATCTCTTATCGCTCATTGA
- the LOC106420885 gene encoding 5'-adenylylsulfate reductase 3, chloroplastic produces the protein MALAINVSSSSSAISTSSFPSSDLKAPQIGSLRLSDRINVSSASLSVSGKRSSVKALNVQSITKESTVPPQAASMVASEIREKVDVIEVEDFEELAKKLETASPLEIMDKALEKFGNDIAIAFSGAEDVALIEYAHLTGRPYRVFSLDTGRLNPETYRLFDTVEKHYGIRIEYMFPDAVEVQALVRNKGLFSFYEDGHQECCRIRKVRPLRRALKGLRAWITGQRKDQSPGTRSEIPVVQVDPVFEGLDGGVGSLVKWNPVANVEGNDVWSFLRTMDVPVNTLHAAGYVSIGCEPCTRAVLPGQHEREGRWWWEDAKAKECGLHKGNIKESNATVNVNGTTSTVDDIFRSENVVSLSRQGIENLMKLENRKEAWIVVLYAPWCPFCQAMEASFDELADKLKGGDGVKVAKFRADGDQKEFAKSELQLGSFPTILVFPKNSSRPIKYPSEKRDVDSLTSFLNLVR, from the exons TAAGTGTATCCGGGAAACGATCCTCGGTGAAAGCTCTGAACGTGCAGTCAATCACAAAGGAATCTACGGTTCCTCCTCAAGCAGCATCCATGGTTGCCTCTG agattaGAGAGAAAGTAGATGTGATCGAAGTGGAAGACTTTGAGGAGCTAGCAAAGAAGCTAGAAACTGCTTCTCCTCTTGAAATCATGGACAAGGCTCTCGAAAAATTCGGAAACGACATTGCAATTGCGTTTAG tgGAGCTGAAGACGTTGCTCTGATTGAGTATGCTCATTTAACAGGAAGACCTTACAGAGTATTCAGCTTAGACACAGGGAGATTGAATCCAGAAACATACAGGCTCTTCGACACCGTGGAGAAACACTACGGTATTCGAATCGAGTACATGTTTCCTGACGCTGTCGAGGTTCAAGCTTTGGTTAGAAACAAAGGTTTGTTCTCTTTCTACGAAGACGGTCATCAAGAGTGTTGCCGCATCAGAAAAGTGAGACCGTTGAGGCGTGCTTTAAAAGGTTTACGCGCTTGGATCACGGGACAAAGAAAAGATCAATCACCAGGGACAAGATCAGAGATCCCCGTCGTTCAAGTCGATCCAGTGTTTGAAGGACTAGACGGTGGAGTTGGCAGTTTGGTGAAGTGGAACCCGGTTGCGAACGTAGAAGGGAACGATGTTTGGAGCTTTTTGAGGACTATGGATGTTCCCGTCAACACGCTGCACGCTGCGGGGTATGTTTCCATAGGGTGCGAGCCGTGCACGAGGGCGGTTTTGCCAGGTCAGCACGAGAGGGAAGGGAGGTGGTGGTGGGAAGACGCTAAGGCTAAAGAGTGTGGACTTCACAAAGGGAACATCAAAGAGAGTAACGCAACGGTTAATGTCAATGGAACAACATCAACGGTCGATGATATTTTCAGAAGCGAGAACGTTGTGAGCTTGAGCAGGCAAGGGATTGAGAATCTGATGAAGCTGGAGAACAGGAAGGAGGCTTGGATCGTTGTGCTTTATGCGCCTTGGTGCCCGTTTTGCCAAGCGATGGAGGCTTCGTTTGATGAGTTGGCGGATAAGTTGAAGGGAGGAGATGGCGTGAAGGTGGCTAAGTTTAGAGCTGATGGTGATCAAAAGGAGTTTGCTAAAAGTGAGTTGCAGCTTGGGAGCTTTCCGACGATACTTGTGTTCCCAAAGAACTCTTCAAGACCTATCAAGTATCCATCTGAGAAGAGAGATGTTGATTCTTTGACATCTTTCTTGAATCTTGTTAGGTAA
- the LOC106420977 gene encoding autophagy-related protein 8a isoform X2 produces MAMAKSSFKLSHPLEARMGEATRIREKYPDRVPVIVEKAGQSDVPDIDKKKYLVPADLTVGQFVYVVRKRIKLGAEKAIFVFVKNTLPPTAALMSAIYEEHKDEDGFLYMTYSGENTFGSLIAH; encoded by the exons ATGGCCATGGCTAAGAGTTCCTTCAAGCTTTCTCATCCTCTCG AGGCAAGGATGGGCGAAGCTACTCGAATCAGAGAGAAGTACCCTGACAGAGTCCCT GTGATTGTTGAAAAGGCTGGACAAAGTGATGTTCCTGACATTGACAAGAAGAA GTATCTCGTCCCAGCAGACCTAACCGTTGGTCAATTTGTTTACGTGGTTCGCAAAAGAATCAAGCTTGGTGCTGAGAAAGCaatctttgtctttgtcaaaaACACATTGCCTCCTACTG CTGCATTGATGTCTGCAATCTATGAAGAGCACAAAGATGAAGATGGGTTCCTCTACATGACTTACAGTGGAGAGAACACTTTTGGATCTCTTATCGCTCATTGA
- the LOC106420942 gene encoding uncharacterized protein LOC106420942 yields the protein MEGGEEFQEEDVWSVLREKETQGPQMRISKSSNLFSAASSSSARYIPKGKEVWGEKQSSAPMNVPDWSKIYGNTKKSTRSNHLHSWATHDEDDDEDSMVPPHELVAKRLARTQISSFSMCEGIGRTLKGRDLSKTRNAVLTKTGFLESNVTFTSSPP from the coding sequence ATGGAAGGGGGAGAAGAGtttcaagaagaagatgtgtGGTCAGTTttgagagaaaaggaaactcaaGGTCCTCAAATGAGAATTTCCAAAAGTAGCAATCTCTTCTCAGCcgcttcttcatcttctgcaaGGTATATTCCTAAGGGCAAGGAGGTCTGGGGGGAAAAACAGTCATCTGCTCCAATGAATGTTCCTGACTGGTCCAAGATTTATGGGAATACGAAGAAGAGCACCAGAAGCAACCATTTGCATTCGTGGGCcactcatgatgaagatgatgatgaagactCAATGGTTCCTCCACATGAACTGGTGGCAAAAAGACTTGCAAGAACGCAgatctcatctttctccatgtGTGAAGGAATTGGAAGAACACTCAAAGGAAGAGATCTCAGCAAAACAAGAAATGCTGTCTTAACCAAGACAGGCTTCTTGGAATCGAACGTCACCTTCACATCATCGCCACCATAG
- the LOC125590659 gene encoding glutathione S-transferase T3-like — MDSTNPHTQPSNFVDLLNRQQDTPFPYASFPLDGDIGSSQLPLFSTQATATSSFYEDSPTQRKGRKKWSPSDDLVLISAWLNTSKDPVVGNEQKAGAFWKRIADYYGASPKVGGGDKPEPMQCKQRWQKLNDFVCKFCGCYAAATRQKTSGQNEADIVKLAHEIWPSKKSLRRWDCLTVSSPKKSHFLNLKML, encoded by the coding sequence ATGGATTCAACGAATCCACATACTCAACCCTCCAATTTTGTTGATCTGTTGAACAGACAACAAGACACTCCCTTTCCTTATGCGAGTTTTCCACTCGATGGGGATATCGGATCATCACAACTCCCTCTGTTCAGTACTCAAGCAACTGCAACATCTAGCTTCTATGAAGACTCTCCTACACAGCGTAaaggaagaaagaaatggagtcCCTCCGATGATCTAGTGCTGATTAGCGCATGGTTAAACACCAGCAAGGACCCTGTTGTGGGCAATGAGCAGAAAGCAGGAGCTTTCTGGAAACGTATTGCAGATTACTATGGAGCTAGTCCAAAGGTGGGTGGAGGTGATAAGCCAGAGCCCATGCAGTGCAAGCAAAGGTGGCAGAAACTGAATGATTTTGTTTGCAAGTTTTGTGGATGCTATGCCGCTGCAACAAGACAGAAAACAAGTGGTCAGAATGAGGCTGATATTGTTAAACTGGCACACGAAATCTGGCCATCAAAAAAGAGCTTAAGAAGATGGGATTGCTTGACAGTCTCATCTCCAAAAAAGAGCCACTTTCTGAATTTGAAGATGCTCTAA